In Platichthys flesus chromosome 21, fPlaFle2.1, whole genome shotgun sequence, the following are encoded in one genomic region:
- the commd3 gene encoding COMM domain-containing protein 3, translating to MELSESVQRGLRSFADPSCLDHTVFPALVDASFRSLLSAHGDPGVLDQPELQHIDRVLLKQSHAAAATFILEATKHNADRSTISSCLEELNFSAERIEIFYNTYQTHKKELARLLASIGRRAPHVNDVSWRLQYHIKNGQVDKVNEPSYLISLNTENEGSAEDVNFTCTMEQLQDLVGKLKDAAKSVEKASQM from the exons ATGGAGTTGTCCGAGTCTGTGCAGAGAGGGCTGCGCTCCTTCGCCGACCCGTCCTGCCTCGACCACACCGTCTTCCCGGCGCTGGTGGACGCCTCTTTCCGCAGCCTGCTGTCGGCGCACGGTGACCCCGGAGTCCTCG ATCAGCCCGAGCTGCAGCACATCGACCGGGTCCTGCTGAAGCAGAGCCACGCTGCAGCCGCCACCTTCATCCTGGAGGCGACCAAACACAACGCAGACAGGTCCACGATCAG TTCCTGCCTTGAAGAACTCAACTTCAGTGCAGAGAGAATAGAAATCTTCTATAACACCTATCAG acACATAAAAAAGAGCTGGCACGTCTATTAGCAAG CATAGGAAGGCGAGCACCTCACGTTAACGACGTCTCCTGGCGTTTGCAATACCACATAAAG AACGGACAGGTCGACAAGGTCAACGAGCCTTCCTACTTGATCTCGCTGAACACTGAG AACGAGGGATCCGCTGAAGATGTAAACTTCACATGCACGATGGAGCAGCTacag GATTTGGTGGGGAAGTTGAAAGACGCCGCTAAGAGTGTGGAGAAAGCCAGTCAGATGTGA